The following are encoded in a window of Nibricoccus aquaticus genomic DNA:
- a CDS encoding sugar transferase: MSAPQTYTRTQNSLLTCLLLGDALLCFAGLSLGYWLRFESPLRAIGIEADAGTTYASYLPLLSLGTGFFVIACTYLNLYDGRHLLRPNRARSIIGRAVFFWFAAFLGTSLVLKFEPPISRLFVAISCLTTVAVVIGWRTLFHAWLSRSPLRARLIQRVAIVGWTQEAAEVAEAIQRDRNHPYEIAGIVETPTPSATIARAPSYPIIGHIDRFEDVFTRHNPGIVIVADLELPKEQLMRAAALSEQYYAAFKVIPSFFQIFISNLRLQTISGVPILGVEELPILSLANGYLKRAIDLAGAVVGLLLSAPLIAILAILIKRESTGPVFYAQERVGLNGRWFRIYKLRSMRIDAETDSGALWAVKDDPRRTRIGAFMRATNLDEIPQFWNVLLGHMSLVGPRPERPELIARFEREIPHYNPRHEVRPGMTGWAQINGLRGNTSLAERIKYDLFYIENWSPWFDVQIMVLTFFRMKNAY; this comes from the coding sequence ATGTCCGCCCCCCAGACCTACACGCGCACGCAGAACTCCCTGCTCACCTGCCTGCTTCTCGGTGACGCGCTGCTCTGCTTCGCCGGTCTCTCCCTCGGCTACTGGCTCCGCTTTGAAAGCCCGCTCCGCGCCATCGGCATCGAGGCCGACGCCGGCACCACCTACGCCAGCTACCTCCCGCTCCTCAGCCTCGGCACCGGCTTCTTCGTCATCGCCTGTACGTATCTGAATCTCTACGACGGCCGCCACCTCCTCCGCCCCAACCGCGCCCGCAGCATCATCGGCCGCGCCGTCTTCTTCTGGTTCGCCGCCTTCCTCGGCACCTCGCTCGTACTCAAATTCGAGCCGCCCATCTCCCGTCTCTTCGTCGCCATCTCCTGCCTCACCACCGTCGCCGTCGTCATCGGCTGGCGCACCCTCTTCCACGCCTGGCTCAGCCGCAGCCCCCTCCGCGCCCGCCTCATCCAGCGCGTCGCCATCGTCGGCTGGACCCAGGAAGCCGCCGAAGTCGCCGAGGCCATCCAGCGCGACCGCAACCACCCCTACGAAATCGCCGGCATCGTGGAAACACCCACCCCGTCCGCCACCATCGCCCGCGCCCCGTCGTATCCGATCATCGGGCACATCGATCGATTCGAAGACGTGTTTACCCGCCACAACCCCGGCATCGTCATCGTCGCCGACCTCGAGCTCCCCAAAGAACAGCTCATGCGCGCCGCCGCCCTCAGCGAGCAATACTACGCCGCCTTCAAAGTCATCCCGTCGTTCTTCCAGATCTTCATCTCCAACCTCCGCCTCCAGACCATCTCCGGAGTCCCCATCCTCGGCGTCGAAGAACTCCCCATCCTCTCCCTCGCCAACGGCTACCTCAAACGCGCCATCGACCTCGCCGGCGCCGTCGTCGGCCTCCTGCTCAGCGCGCCGCTGATCGCCATCCTCGCCATCCTCATCAAACGCGAAAGCACCGGCCCCGTTTTCTACGCCCAGGAACGCGTCGGCCTCAACGGCCGCTGGTTCCGCATCTATAAACTTCGCTCCATGCGCATCGACGCCGAGACCGATTCCGGCGCCCTCTGGGCCGTGAAAGACGACCCACGCCGCACCCGCATCGGCGCGTTCATGCGCGCCACCAACCTCGACGAAATCCCCCAGTTTTGGAACGTCCTCCTCGGCCACATGAGCCTCGTCGGCCCCCGCCCCGAACGCCCCGAGTTGATCGCCCGCTTCGAACGCGAAATCCCGCACTACAACCCGCGCCACGAAGTCCGCCCCGGCATGACCGGCTGGGCCCAGATCAACGGCCTCCGCGGCAACACCAGCCTCGCCGAACGCATCAAGTACGACCTGTTCTACATCGAAAACTGGTCCCCCTGGTTCGACGTCCAAATCATGGTCCTCACGTTCTTCCGCATGAAGAACGCCTACTGA
- the ilvC gene encoding ketol-acid reductoisomerase yields the protein MPAKVYTDKDADLGVFKNKTVAVLGYGSQGHAHALNLKDSGVKVIIGLYEGSKSKDVAVKHGFEVVETGEAVRRADVIMVGLPDMKQADVYESSIEPNLTKGKTLLFSHGLAIHFGLIKLPKDVDCIMVAPKGPGHMVRRLYAEGKGMPALIAVAQDKSKKAKKTALAWAKGIGSTRAGVLQTSFKEETETDLFGEQAVLCGGASALVQAGFETLVEAGYQPEMAYFECLHELKLICDLMYESGIAGMRFSISETAKYGDITRGPRVVNKKVKSEMKKILTEIQTGKFTKEWVKEHKGGLKNYNKLLKDGEKHQIEKTGAYLRGMMPWMAKKNIKGVQASY from the coding sequence ATGCCCGCCAAAGTATACACCGACAAAGACGCCGATCTCGGCGTGTTCAAAAACAAGACCGTTGCTGTTCTCGGCTACGGTTCTCAAGGCCACGCGCACGCCCTCAATCTGAAGGACTCCGGCGTCAAGGTCATCATCGGCCTCTACGAAGGTTCCAAATCCAAAGACGTCGCCGTGAAGCACGGCTTCGAAGTCGTCGAGACGGGCGAGGCTGTCCGCCGCGCTGACGTGATCATGGTCGGTCTACCCGACATGAAGCAGGCCGACGTTTACGAGTCGTCCATCGAGCCTAATCTCACCAAGGGCAAAACCCTCCTCTTCTCGCACGGCCTCGCGATCCACTTCGGCCTGATCAAGCTCCCGAAGGACGTCGATTGCATCATGGTCGCTCCAAAGGGTCCCGGCCACATGGTCCGCCGCCTCTACGCTGAAGGCAAAGGTATGCCCGCACTCATTGCGGTCGCTCAGGACAAATCCAAGAAGGCCAAGAAGACCGCACTCGCGTGGGCGAAGGGCATCGGCTCGACCCGCGCTGGCGTTCTCCAGACCTCCTTCAAGGAAGAGACCGAGACCGATCTCTTCGGCGAACAGGCCGTTCTTTGCGGTGGCGCTTCCGCCCTCGTTCAGGCCGGTTTCGAAACGCTCGTCGAAGCTGGTTACCAGCCCGAGATGGCTTACTTCGAGTGTCTTCACGAGCTGAAGCTCATCTGTGACCTCATGTACGAGTCTGGCATCGCCGGCATGCGCTTCTCGATCTCCGAGACCGCCAAATACGGTGACATCACCCGCGGTCCTCGCGTCGTGAATAAGAAGGTGAAGTCAGAGATGAAGAAGATCCTGACCGAAATCCAGACCGGCAAGTTCACCAAGGAATGGGTCAAGGAGCACAAGGGTGGCCTCAAGAACTACAACAAGCTCCTCAAAGACGGCGAAAAGCATCAGATCGAAAAGACCGGTGCTTATCTCCGCGGCATGATGCCTTGGATGGCCAAGAAGAACATCAAGGGCGTGCAGGCTTCTTACTAA
- a CDS encoding phosphoribosylanthranilate isomerase, with the protein MINGIRIKVCGITSLVDAEAAAAAGADYLGFIFYPKSPRYVSMEKFQELRASLPAGPKKVAVVVYTDMGDLEKYKDAGFDFVQLHFPNDTPFFEVAMWTEIIPPNQLWLAPRVPPGKEMDPAFFPLADHVLVDTYHDGGYGGSGMTGNWTEFARLKERFTKVTWVLAGGLKPENIAEAIKTSGAVFVDVNSGIEASPGVKDHAKMAAFFEAVKAATG; encoded by the coding sequence ATGATCAACGGAATCCGGATCAAAGTCTGTGGCATCACCTCACTGGTGGATGCCGAGGCGGCTGCGGCTGCAGGGGCGGACTATCTCGGATTTATCTTTTACCCGAAGTCTCCGCGCTACGTCTCTATGGAGAAATTCCAGGAGCTGCGGGCGTCGCTTCCGGCGGGGCCGAAGAAGGTGGCGGTCGTGGTGTACACGGACATGGGCGATCTGGAGAAGTACAAGGATGCGGGCTTTGACTTCGTGCAGCTGCATTTCCCGAACGACACGCCGTTTTTCGAGGTGGCGATGTGGACGGAGATCATTCCGCCGAACCAACTCTGGCTGGCGCCGCGCGTGCCGCCGGGCAAGGAGATGGACCCTGCGTTTTTCCCGCTGGCCGATCATGTGCTCGTGGACACGTACCATGATGGTGGGTACGGCGGCTCGGGCATGACGGGGAACTGGACTGAGTTTGCGCGGCTCAAGGAGCGCTTCACGAAAGTGACGTGGGTGCTCGCTGGCGGGCTGAAGCCGGAAAATATCGCCGAGGCGATCAAGACGAGCGGCGCGGTTTTCGTGGACGTGAACAGCGGGATCGAGGCGTCGCCGGGCGTGAAGGATCACGCGAAGATGGCGGCGTTTTTCGAGGCGGTGAAAGCGGCTACGGGATGA
- a CDS encoding glycosyltransferase family 2 protein yields the protein MTALDYATVHLSVIIVTYRSEGEIGDCLESIPRRLTGGEVEIIVVDNSPDVATAEVVAKRFPEVALMRTGENLGFGRANNRGFYASRGEYVLFLNPDTVSNVAAFEMCVKTLRERPRAGVVSPRLVMGDGKMDLASRRGIPTLWDGLCRASGLAAAFPRWKLVSGYNLTYLDERGTYAVGSVNGAFLMTSRSLLEKVGLFDESFFMYGEDLDFCHRFTLAGYEVVFIGSEMVVHLKGASSSRETAAMSREFFEGSKTFFLKHFNPHGSRWVKLKYDVAFGLWESWARMRRWLKGSRKVRPA from the coding sequence ATGACGGCTCTCGATTACGCGACTGTGCATTTATCAGTCATCATCGTCACGTACCGCTCGGAGGGGGAGATTGGGGATTGTCTGGAATCGATTCCACGGCGGCTGACGGGTGGAGAGGTGGAGATTATCGTAGTGGATAATTCGCCGGACGTGGCGACGGCAGAGGTGGTGGCGAAGCGATTTCCCGAGGTGGCACTGATGCGGACCGGGGAGAATCTGGGATTTGGGCGGGCGAACAATCGCGGGTTCTACGCGTCGCGCGGGGAGTATGTGCTCTTTCTCAATCCGGACACGGTTTCGAATGTGGCGGCGTTCGAGATGTGCGTGAAGACGTTGCGTGAACGGCCGCGGGCCGGAGTGGTTTCGCCGCGGCTGGTGATGGGCGATGGTAAGATGGACCTGGCGTCGCGGCGGGGGATTCCGACGCTTTGGGACGGGCTTTGCCGGGCGTCGGGGCTGGCGGCGGCGTTTCCGCGGTGGAAACTGGTTTCAGGCTACAATCTCACTTATTTGGATGAGCGGGGGACGTATGCAGTGGGCTCGGTGAACGGGGCGTTTTTGATGACGAGCCGATCGTTACTGGAGAAGGTCGGGCTCTTCGATGAGAGCTTCTTCATGTACGGCGAAGATTTGGATTTCTGTCATCGCTTCACGCTGGCGGGGTATGAGGTGGTTTTCATTGGGAGCGAGATGGTCGTACACTTGAAGGGCGCGAGTTCGAGCCGGGAGACGGCGGCAATGAGCCGGGAGTTTTTTGAGGGCTCGAAGACGTTTTTTCTGAAGCATTTTAATCCGCACGGGTCGCGGTGGGTGAAACTCAAATACGATGTGGCGTTCGGACTTTGGGAGAGCTGGGCGCGGATGCGGCGCTGGCTGAAGGGGAGTCGCAAAGTGCGGCCGGCGTGA
- the hemC gene encoding hydroxymethylbilane synthase, which produces MSATKKLILATRKSPLALAQTELVAAHLRAKLGVETELLKLVTTGDKQTDWSLEKKGGKGLFTSELEQALLRGEADVAVHSTKDLPGDMPEGLGIGGYMPREDPRDILVLRAGVAEPKTIATGSPRRRLQIGMIFPNAQFTEIRGNVDTRLRKIAEGGVADATLLAAAGLNRLQIGNWPGVEFHSLGFENMVPAVGQAAIAVQCRAGDVAKFANVFDAATATTVTLERAFQSALGGGCHTAFAAHATADTLYFFHHEIGLRSLPLGPEDFAKPVEFARSTLKYFGFQI; this is translated from the coding sequence GTGTCCGCCACCAAGAAACTCATCCTCGCCACTCGGAAAAGTCCGCTCGCGCTTGCGCAGACGGAGCTGGTTGCCGCGCATCTGCGCGCAAAACTCGGTGTGGAAACGGAGCTGCTGAAGCTCGTAACGACCGGCGACAAGCAGACGGATTGGTCGCTGGAGAAGAAGGGTGGCAAGGGACTTTTCACAAGTGAGCTGGAGCAGGCGTTGCTGCGCGGCGAAGCGGATGTCGCGGTGCATAGCACGAAGGATTTGCCCGGCGACATGCCGGAAGGACTCGGAATCGGCGGTTACATGCCGCGTGAAGATCCGCGGGATATTCTCGTGCTGCGAGCGGGCGTCGCGGAACCGAAGACGATCGCGACGGGAAGCCCGCGGCGGCGTTTGCAGATCGGGATGATTTTCCCCAATGCGCAGTTCACGGAGATCCGTGGAAATGTGGATACGCGCTTGCGCAAGATCGCCGAAGGCGGCGTGGCGGATGCGACGTTGCTGGCGGCGGCGGGACTGAATCGTCTCCAGATTGGCAACTGGCCGGGCGTGGAGTTTCACTCGCTCGGTTTTGAGAACATGGTCCCGGCGGTCGGGCAGGCCGCGATTGCGGTGCAGTGCCGGGCGGGGGATGTCGCGAAGTTTGCGAACGTGTTTGATGCGGCGACAGCGACGACTGTGACGTTGGAGCGTGCGTTTCAATCGGCGCTGGGTGGCGGGTGTCACACGGCGTTTGCCGCGCATGCGACGGCGGACACGCTTTATTTTTTCCACCACGAAATCGGCCTGCGCTCGCTGCCACTGGGGCCCGAGGATTTCGCGAAGCCGGTCGAGTTCGCGCGCAGCACGCTGAAGTATTTCGGGTTTCAAATTTAA
- a CDS encoding DegT/DnrJ/EryC1/StrS family aminotransferase, with product MKVPFLDLALQHKAIREQALAALTATYDATRFCLGKDVEDFEKAFATTLGYPKALALSSGTAPLHIGAMLAGFGPGDEVIVPPFTFISSAWGISYVGATPVFVDVEADTFNLDPVKLEAAITPKTKGIVVVHLFGQPARMDEIMAIAKNHGLFVIEDCAQAIGAKYKGTPVGSIGDVGTFSFYPTKNLGGCGEGGALVSKNDALFTKARHIRVHGSDRRYYHDIVGGNFRMDGFQGALLNVKLPHLAGWTARRQAIAKRYATEIKLADAILPLTDVSYGASVFHQFTIRHPRRDAVREHLAKAEIGTDLIYPVPLHQQACYAGLGYQAGSMPVSEKICATCVSLPIFPELTDEQVGHVIRTVNTF from the coding sequence ATGAAAGTCCCCTTCCTCGATTTGGCTCTTCAGCATAAGGCGATTCGCGAGCAGGCGCTTGCGGCGCTTACGGCGACGTATGACGCCACTCGGTTTTGTCTCGGGAAGGATGTGGAGGATTTTGAGAAGGCTTTCGCCACGACGCTTGGCTATCCGAAGGCCCTCGCTCTGAGCAGCGGGACGGCGCCGCTGCACATCGGAGCGATGCTGGCGGGTTTCGGGCCGGGGGATGAAGTGATCGTGCCGCCGTTTACGTTTATCTCGTCGGCGTGGGGCATCAGCTATGTCGGGGCGACGCCGGTGTTCGTCGATGTGGAGGCGGACACGTTTAATCTCGATCCGGTGAAGCTCGAGGCGGCGATCACGCCGAAGACGAAGGGTATCGTGGTGGTTCACCTGTTCGGCCAGCCGGCGCGGATGGACGAGATCATGGCGATCGCGAAGAATCATGGGCTGTTCGTGATCGAGGATTGCGCGCAGGCGATCGGAGCGAAGTACAAGGGCACGCCGGTCGGTAGTATCGGGGATGTGGGCACGTTTAGCTTTTATCCGACGAAGAACCTCGGCGGCTGCGGCGAGGGCGGGGCGCTGGTTTCAAAGAACGACGCGCTTTTCACGAAGGCGCGGCATATCCGGGTGCATGGCTCGGACCGGCGCTACTATCACGACATCGTGGGCGGAAATTTCCGCATGGATGGGTTTCAGGGAGCACTTCTCAATGTGAAACTGCCACATCTGGCTGGCTGGACGGCGCGGCGGCAGGCGATCGCGAAGCGTTATGCGACAGAGATCAAACTGGCGGATGCGATTTTGCCGCTCACGGATGTGAGTTATGGCGCGAGTGTGTTTCACCAGTTTACGATCCGGCATCCGCGGCGCGATGCGGTGCGCGAGCATCTGGCGAAGGCGGAGATCGGGACGGATCTGATTTATCCGGTGCCGCTGCATCAGCAGGCGTGTTACGCGGGGCTCGGCTATCAGGCGGGCTCGATGCCGGTGTCGGAGAAGATCTGCGCGACGTGCGTGAGCCTGCCGATCTTTCCGGAGCTGACGGATGAGCAAGTCGGGCATGTCATCCGAACGGTCAATACGTTCTAA
- the ilvN gene encoding acetolactate synthase small subunit, whose protein sequence is MRHTISILVENKFGVLARVSGLFSGRGFNIDSLNVAPTHDATLSRITAVLKGDDSALDQVTKQLRKLVNVVEVVDFKEGQAVQRELLLAKVKADGKSRSEIMQICDIFRAKIVNVAHDSVIVELTGDEGKTSAFLKLIEGFGVIELARTGALALIR, encoded by the coding sequence ATGCGACACACGATCTCCATTCTCGTTGAGAACAAGTTTGGCGTTTTGGCGCGCGTCTCCGGTTTGTTTTCCGGACGCGGCTTCAACATCGACTCGCTCAATGTAGCGCCGACGCATGATGCCACGCTCTCCCGCATCACGGCAGTTCTCAAAGGCGACGACTCCGCGCTCGATCAAGTCACCAAGCAGCTGCGGAAACTGGTCAACGTGGTTGAGGTCGTTGACTTCAAAGAAGGCCAGGCCGTGCAGCGTGAGCTGCTCCTCGCCAAGGTGAAGGCCGACGGCAAGAGCCGCTCCGAGATCATGCAGATCTGCGACATTTTCCGCGCGAAGATCGTCAACGTCGCGCACGATTCCGTGATCGTCGAACTCACGGGCGACGAGGGTAAGACCTCGGCGTTCCTCAAGCTCATCGAGGGCTTCGGCGTCATCGAACTTGCCCGCACCGGCGCGCTTGCGCTGATCCGTTGA
- the cobA gene encoding uroporphyrinogen-III C-methyltransferase, with amino-acid sequence MSDKGIVYLVGAGPGDLGLVTFRAKELISQADVLVYDYLVHPELVKWTRVDCEVVYVGKKAGFHSVPQEEIEALLVKHAKDGKRVVRLKGGDPFVFGRGGEEARTLAKDGIAFEVVPGVTAALAAGAYSGIPLTQRNTSSSLVFLTGHEDPTKHELQVDWRAYGALKNTTLAIYMGMGHLKFIMGELVAGGLSPETPAAVVQWASLGRQRSVAGTVSDLAERVETAALAAPAIIFVGEVVRGHEQIDWFEHLPLFGRRVVITRTRDQNSELREKLETLGAEVLELPLISITKDVARESLVEILAELGNYDWIVFTSANGVRFFFEDFLKGFPDIRALGMLRFACVGSATAREIQRHNIRVECMPDTATGESLADALIATGSMDSAKVIVVTGNLNRDSMVKKLEAASAIVDKLPLYTTSKVDLTNNPVADDFRQKGADAILFASSSAAQSFYEQSPALQLERGAKKPLGGSIGPQTTATMDEHDMPVDFEAKKPSLDALIEAMVERLTR; translated from the coding sequence ATGTCTGACAAAGGTATCGTTTATCTCGTAGGCGCCGGTCCCGGCGATCTCGGTCTCGTCACGTTCCGCGCGAAGGAACTTATCTCACAGGCCGATGTGCTGGTGTACGATTACCTCGTTCATCCAGAACTCGTGAAGTGGACGCGCGTTGACTGCGAAGTCGTGTACGTGGGTAAGAAGGCAGGCTTTCACTCCGTGCCGCAGGAAGAGATCGAGGCGTTGCTCGTGAAACACGCGAAGGACGGCAAACGCGTGGTACGGCTCAAGGGCGGCGATCCGTTTGTGTTTGGGCGCGGAGGCGAAGAGGCGCGGACGCTGGCGAAGGATGGCATCGCGTTCGAAGTTGTCCCGGGCGTCACGGCGGCGCTGGCGGCGGGTGCTTACTCAGGAATCCCGCTCACGCAGCGCAACACGAGTTCGTCGCTGGTGTTTCTCACGGGGCATGAAGATCCGACGAAGCATGAGTTGCAGGTGGATTGGCGCGCGTACGGCGCCCTGAAGAACACGACGCTCGCGATCTACATGGGCATGGGGCACCTGAAATTTATCATGGGTGAACTCGTCGCGGGCGGGCTCTCGCCGGAGACACCGGCGGCGGTGGTGCAGTGGGCTTCACTCGGGCGGCAGCGCAGTGTGGCGGGAACGGTTTCCGATCTTGCCGAGCGGGTGGAGACGGCGGCGCTGGCGGCACCAGCGATCATATTTGTCGGCGAAGTCGTGCGCGGGCATGAGCAGATCGACTGGTTTGAGCATCTGCCGTTGTTCGGACGCCGCGTGGTGATCACGCGCACGCGTGATCAGAACAGCGAACTGCGCGAGAAACTCGAAACGCTCGGTGCCGAGGTGCTGGAGCTGCCGCTCATCTCGATCACGAAGGATGTGGCGCGCGAATCGTTGGTGGAAATTCTGGCGGAGCTGGGGAATTACGACTGGATCGTGTTCACGTCGGCTAATGGTGTGCGGTTTTTCTTCGAGGATTTTCTCAAAGGATTTCCCGATATTCGCGCGCTCGGGATGTTGCGGTTTGCGTGTGTGGGGTCAGCAACGGCGCGGGAGATTCAGCGGCACAATATCCGCGTTGAGTGCATGCCCGATACAGCGACGGGCGAATCGCTGGCCGATGCGCTCATCGCGACAGGCAGCATGGACAGCGCGAAGGTGATCGTCGTCACGGGGAATCTGAACCGCGACTCGATGGTGAAGAAGCTGGAAGCGGCGAGTGCGATCGTGGACAAGCTGCCGCTCTACACGACGTCGAAGGTCGATCTCACGAACAATCCGGTGGCTGACGATTTCAGGCAGAAGGGCGCGGATGCGATTCTCTTCGCAAGCAGCTCGGCGGCGCAGTCGTTCTACGAGCAGTCGCCGGCGCTTCAGCTGGAGCGCGGAGCGAAGAAGCCGCTCGGCGGAAGCATCGGGCCGCAGACGACGGCGACGATGGACGAGCACGACATGCCGGTGGATTTCGAAGCGAAGAAACCGAGCCTGGATGCGCTGATCGAGGCGATGGTGGAACGGTTGACGCGGTGA
- a CDS encoding exosortase-associated EpsI family protein yields the protein MKLRVVLIFMGVVLLAAVALQIYSATRMEAEPVRVPLTDLVPKEIAGWTAREGQVAETQEMKRAVGELLNYDDVVLRTYRRGGVEFEVYAAYWRPGKMSHRLIAGHTPDVCWVAAGWTMVARGAAESPAVISAREVDLVQRGEYRVFKDPRGTQRYVRFWHLSGGEAVSYDVAGTPPWWAVFSDFKRFGLNQRRSQYFVRVSANVPFADLTGDAGFRAAMAALKPVIDGR from the coding sequence ATGAAACTACGCGTTGTTCTCATCTTCATGGGCGTGGTGCTGCTGGCGGCGGTGGCGCTGCAAATTTACTCTGCAACGAGAATGGAGGCGGAGCCGGTGCGCGTGCCGTTGACGGATCTGGTGCCGAAAGAAATCGCGGGCTGGACGGCGCGCGAGGGGCAGGTGGCGGAGACGCAGGAGATGAAACGTGCGGTGGGCGAGTTGCTCAACTACGACGATGTGGTGCTGCGGACTTACCGTCGGGGTGGAGTGGAGTTTGAAGTTTATGCGGCGTACTGGCGGCCGGGAAAAATGTCGCACCGGCTCATCGCGGGGCACACGCCGGATGTGTGCTGGGTGGCGGCGGGGTGGACGATGGTGGCTCGCGGCGCGGCTGAGAGCCCGGCTGTGATTAGCGCTCGTGAGGTGGATTTGGTTCAGCGAGGGGAATACCGGGTGTTCAAAGATCCGAGAGGCACGCAGCGCTATGTGCGCTTCTGGCATCTGTCGGGTGGCGAAGCGGTGAGCTACGATGTGGCGGGGACGCCGCCTTGGTGGGCGGTGTTTAGTGATTTCAAACGCTTCGGGCTGAATCAGCGGCGCAGCCAGTATTTCGTGCGGGTGTCGGCGAATGTGCCATTCGCGGATCTTACGGGAGATGCCGGGTTCCGTGCGGCGATGGCTGCGCTGAAACCGGTTATCGACGGGCGGTGA
- a CDS encoding L,D-transpeptidase: MSEVFTIDSPWESANKARASLGIKPAERLLFVSIAKQTMQFFRAGKLIRSFVISTSKKPPSNVKNSLGTPRGHHEIVERIGAGQPPGMVFKARVCTGHHFSELSAEADTGNLITSRILWLRGLETGVNRGGEVDTHDRYIYIHGTNRESTLGHPQSAGCVLMRNLEIVELYDDVRTGDHVLIVD; the protein is encoded by the coding sequence GTGAGTGAAGTATTCACGATAGATTCTCCTTGGGAGTCGGCCAATAAAGCCCGCGCCTCGCTCGGCATCAAGCCCGCAGAGCGCCTGCTTTTCGTCAGCATCGCGAAGCAAACCATGCAGTTTTTCCGCGCAGGTAAACTCATCCGCAGCTTCGTCATCTCCACTTCTAAGAAGCCGCCCTCCAACGTGAAAAACTCCCTCGGCACCCCGCGTGGCCACCACGAAATCGTCGAGCGCATCGGCGCCGGCCAGCCCCCTGGCATGGTCTTCAAAGCCCGCGTCTGTACCGGTCACCATTTCAGCGAACTCTCAGCCGAAGCCGATACCGGCAACCTCATCACCAGCCGCATCCTCTGGCTCCGCGGCCTCGAAACCGGCGTCAATCGCGGCGGCGAAGTCGATACTCACGACCGCTACATCTATATACACGGCACCAACCGCGAATCGACGCTCGGCCATCCGCAAAGCGCGGGCTGCGTCCTCATGCGCAATCTGGAAATCGTCGAACTCTACGATGACGTCCGCACCGGCGACCACGTCCTGATCGTGGACTAA
- a CDS encoding aspartate-semialdehyde dehydrogenase, whose amino-acid sequence MNTSLTVGIVGATGAVGQELVRLLHERNFPMASLRLFASARSAGKTVERFGKKYVIEEAKPGVFADVDVAFFAAGGSVTKALAGDAIKAGCLVIDKSSVHRMDADVPLVIPEINPQGLRNHRGIIANPNCSTAVTLMGLWPLHQRFGLKRYFAATYQSVSGTGAEAVQELENQTQAYVKGQPITHKVYPYQIAQNCIPQVDSFGENGYTGEEHKMMLESRKIMGLPNLKVSTTCVRVPVVRAHSIAVNAEFEKPVSVEEARKAIAAFEGAVLVDDTANRKYPTPLDFAEKVKCGVGRLRVDTALDNGLSFWVSGDNLWKGAALNAVQNAEFMAREGLLKPKRALASV is encoded by the coding sequence GTGAATACTTCACTCACAGTTGGCATCGTCGGCGCGACCGGCGCAGTCGGTCAAGAGCTGGTCAGGCTCTTGCACGAGCGCAATTTCCCGATGGCCTCGCTGCGGCTTTTCGCCTCGGCGCGGTCGGCGGGCAAGACCGTGGAGCGCTTCGGCAAGAAATACGTGATTGAAGAGGCGAAGCCCGGCGTGTTCGCGGATGTCGATGTGGCGTTTTTCGCAGCTGGCGGCTCCGTCACCAAGGCACTGGCAGGCGATGCGATCAAAGCAGGCTGTCTTGTGATAGATAAGAGCTCTGTGCATCGCATGGACGCGGACGTCCCATTGGTCATTCCCGAGATCAATCCGCAAGGACTGCGCAATCATCGCGGTATCATCGCGAATCCGAATTGCTCGACGGCGGTGACGCTCATGGGCCTCTGGCCGTTGCATCAGCGTTTCGGGCTGAAGCGCTATTTTGCGGCGACGTATCAGTCGGTTTCCGGCACGGGCGCGGAAGCCGTGCAGGAGTTGGAAAATCAGACGCAGGCTTATGTGAAGGGCCAGCCGATCACGCACAAAGTTTATCCGTACCAGATCGCGCAGAACTGCATCCCGCAGGTGGATTCGTTTGGCGAAAACGGCTACACGGGCGAAGAGCACAAGATGATGCTCGAGAGCCGCAAGATCATGGGGCTGCCGAACCTGAAGGTTTCGACGACCTGCGTGCGCGTGCCCGTCGTGCGGGCGCACTCGATTGCGGTGAATGCTGAGTTCGAGAAGCCGGTGAGTGTCGAAGAAGCCCGCAAGGCTATCGCGGCGTTCGAAGGCGCGGTGTTGGTCGATGACACGGCGAACCGCAAATACCCGACGCCGCTCGATTTCGCCGAGAAGGTGAAATGCGGCGTGGGCCGTCTGCGCGTGGATACCGCGCTCGATAACGGGCTGTCGTTCTGGGTTTCCGGCGACAACCTTTGGAAGGGTGCCGCGCTCAACGCTGTCCAGAACGCAGAATTCATGGCTCGCGAAGGCTTGCTGAAGCCGAAGCGCGCACTCGCGTCAGTCTGA